Proteins encoded by one window of Chrysemys picta bellii isolate R12L10 chromosome 10, ASM1138683v2, whole genome shotgun sequence:
- the MRM2 gene encoding rRNA methyltransferase 2, mitochondrial isoform X2, whose amino-acid sequence MSRYQRLVSTSLQCQRFHTAAGCLKSKTGAEHRWLERHLKDPFVRATKQHNYRCRSAFKLLEIDDKHKVLRPGLSVIDCGAAPGAWSQVAVQRVNALGTDPNAPVGFVLGVDLLHISPLEGAVFLPNADITDPVTLKKIQELLPTERADVILSDMAPNATGIRELDHQKLINLCLTLLDLSQSILRPRGTILCKFWDGREAHLLQNRLMEHFQDVRTIKPQSSRKESAEIYYLAKLYNDGMKHQKH is encoded by the exons ATGAGCCG TTATCAGAGGTTGGTGAGCACTTCCCTTCAATGCCAAAGGTTCCACACTGCAGCAGGATGTCTAAAGAGCAAAACTGGGGCAGAGCACCGCTGGCTGGAGCGGCATCTTAAGGATCCATTTGTGAGGGCAACAAAACAACATAATTATCGTTGCCGGAGTGCTTTCAAACTGCTGGAGATAGATGACAAACATAAGGTTCTTCGTCCAGGGCTCTCTGTGATAGACTGCGGGGCAGCTCCTGGAGCTTGGAGTCAGGTTGCGGTACAGCGAGTCAATGCTTTGGGCACTG ATCCTAACGCCCCTGTTGGTTTTGTCCTTGGAGTTGACCTTCTTCATATTTCCCCTCTGGAAGGAGCAGTCTTCCTTCCCAATGCTGATATTACAGATCCAGTCACGCTTAAGAAGATCCAGGAGCTCCTTCCTACAGAGAGGGCAGATGTTATCTTGAGTGACATGGCACCTAATGCCACAGGGATCCGAGAGCTAGATCATCAGAAGTTGATTAACTTGTGCTTGACCCTTTTGGATCTGTCCCAAAGTATCTTGCGGCCAAGGGGAACCATCCTCTGTAAATTCTGGGATGGACGGGAAGCCCATCTTCTCCAAAACAGACTAATGGAGCACTTCCAAGACGTGCGAACTATAAAGCCTCAGTCCAGCCGGAAAGAGTCAGCAGAGATCTATTACTTGGCAAAACTGTACAATGATGGAATGAAACATCAGAAACACTGA
- the MRM2 gene encoding rRNA methyltransferase 2, mitochondrial isoform X1: MQELLGEILWSCYAGGEISYQRLVSTSLQCQRFHTAAGCLKSKTGAEHRWLERHLKDPFVRATKQHNYRCRSAFKLLEIDDKHKVLRPGLSVIDCGAAPGAWSQVAVQRVNALGTDPNAPVGFVLGVDLLHISPLEGAVFLPNADITDPVTLKKIQELLPTERADVILSDMAPNATGIRELDHQKLINLCLTLLDLSQSILRPRGTILCKFWDGREAHLLQNRLMEHFQDVRTIKPQSSRKESAEIYYLAKLYNDGMKHQKH; encoded by the exons atgcaggaattactgggtgaaattctatggtcttgttatgcaggaggtgagaTTAG TTATCAGAGGTTGGTGAGCACTTCCCTTCAATGCCAAAGGTTCCACACTGCAGCAGGATGTCTAAAGAGCAAAACTGGGGCAGAGCACCGCTGGCTGGAGCGGCATCTTAAGGATCCATTTGTGAGGGCAACAAAACAACATAATTATCGTTGCCGGAGTGCTTTCAAACTGCTGGAGATAGATGACAAACATAAGGTTCTTCGTCCAGGGCTCTCTGTGATAGACTGCGGGGCAGCTCCTGGAGCTTGGAGTCAGGTTGCGGTACAGCGAGTCAATGCTTTGGGCACTG ATCCTAACGCCCCTGTTGGTTTTGTCCTTGGAGTTGACCTTCTTCATATTTCCCCTCTGGAAGGAGCAGTCTTCCTTCCCAATGCTGATATTACAGATCCAGTCACGCTTAAGAAGATCCAGGAGCTCCTTCCTACAGAGAGGGCAGATGTTATCTTGAGTGACATGGCACCTAATGCCACAGGGATCCGAGAGCTAGATCATCAGAAGTTGATTAACTTGTGCTTGACCCTTTTGGATCTGTCCCAAAGTATCTTGCGGCCAAGGGGAACCATCCTCTGTAAATTCTGGGATGGACGGGAAGCCCATCTTCTCCAAAACAGACTAATGGAGCACTTCCAAGACGTGCGAACTATAAAGCCTCAGTCCAGCCGGAAAGAGTCAGCAGAGATCTATTACTTGGCAAAACTGTACAATGATGGAATGAAACATCAGAAACACTGA